The proteins below are encoded in one region of bacterium:
- a CDS encoding ABC transporter substrate-binding protein yields MTRRWLNLVVALFAFALIAAACGNDDDDGGAAPAPAPAEEEAPAPAATEAPAPAEEEAPSEMMVPDNPDNGVTSSSIKVGWMGDLTGPTASSQSFNSHGIEAYFECVNEAGGILGRMIEYLPEDDQFSAETAAINFTKLTEDDKVIALLGLGGSHISTQLQPDVEALNLPVIGPPQTIDIQLEGDQYFNNLAHYGDQADLAAGQIAADVGGIENAVVMGISLEVPSGTEFAAYVEQSVNRGGGTYVGTQYVAPGATEVVAQMAALQEGIDNDGVNYVTLHGSPGAGLVVMQGMADAGITDIPIIGIHGIAANSIWTEGPEEISDQTFGMHSFLTANNDIEASAEMERCASLAGYDGQHLNLNFSHGFLNGYVFHQAVERAAETGELSRESLTEALKGSFDTMGITCPIDWSSGPHSQCGAAFSLDAASGGMVPANPFSFYADNFDGEYGIEIG; encoded by the coding sequence ATGACCCGACGCTGGCTGAACCTTGTCGTAGCCCTGTTCGCGTTCGCACTGATCGCGGCAGCCTGTGGCAACGATGACGACGATGGCGGTGCCGCACCAGCGCCAGCGCCTGCGGAAGAAGAAGCACCCGCTCCTGCGGCCACCGAGGCACCCGCCCCAGCAGAGGAGGAGGCTCCTTCCGAAATGATGGTGCCTGACAACCCGGACAACGGTGTCACCTCAAGCTCGATCAAAGTCGGATGGATGGGCGACCTGACCGGTCCGACCGCCTCATCGCAGTCTTTCAACAGCCACGGCATCGAGGCCTACTTCGAGTGCGTCAACGAGGCTGGCGGCATCTTGGGGCGGATGATCGAGTACCTGCCCGAAGACGACCAGTTCAGCGCGGAGACCGCGGCCATCAACTTCACCAAGCTCACCGAGGACGACAAGGTGATCGCCCTGCTCGGCTTGGGCGGCTCGCACATCAGCACCCAGCTCCAGCCCGATGTTGAGGCCCTGAACCTGCCGGTGATCGGCCCACCCCAGACCATCGACATCCAGCTCGAAGGCGACCAGTACTTCAACAACCTGGCCCACTACGGTGACCAGGCCGACCTGGCCGCCGGCCAGATCGCCGCCGATGTGGGTGGCATCGAGAACGCAGTGGTCATGGGCATCAGCCTCGAGGTTCCCTCCGGCACCGAGTTCGCCGCCTATGTGGAGCAGTCGGTCAACAGGGGTGGCGGCACCTATGTGGGCACCCAGTATGTGGCTCCGGGCGCCACCGAGGTGGTCGCCCAGATGGCGGCACTCCAGGAGGGCATCGACAACGATGGCGTGAACTACGTCACCCTCCACGGGTCGCCCGGCGCGGGCCTGGTGGTTATGCAGGGGATGGCCGACGCTGGCATCACTGACATACCCATCATCGGCATCCACGGGATCGCGGCCAACTCCATCTGGACCGAAGGTCCCGAGGAGATCAGCGACCAGACCTTCGGCATGCACTCATTCCTCACCGCCAACAACGACATTGAGGCCTCCGCCGAGATGGAGCGCTGCGCTTCGCTGGCCGGCTACGACGGGCAGCACCTGAACCTGAACTTCTCGCATGGATTCTTGAACGGCTACGTGTTCCACCAGGCCGTGGAGCGGGCTGCTGAAACCGGTGAGTTGAGCCGCGAGAGCCTCACCGAGGCCCTCAAGGGCAGCTTCGACACCATGGGCATCACCTGCCCGATCGACTGGAGCTCCGGCCCCCACAGCCAGTGCGGCGCGGCGTTCTCGCTCGACGCCGCTTCCGGAGGCATGGTGCCGGCCAATCCGTTCAGCTTCTACGCCGACAACTTCGACGGCGAGTACGGGATCGAGATCGGCTAG
- a CDS encoding cytochrome P450, producing MSVAENSVAPAFASYLEANVGADPYPIFHRMREEAPVMWAEPLQAWVLTRWDDITEMLEDGEHYGPLMNRPGTSSIFGRAILQMSGDEHRRKDAILAKRLRGPRYLGSTIEEIVSGLVHEYGEQLPVAPEVADLRTGLTEPVPLGAIAELMDMGEASNFRNWYNDIVAAGTSNISQDPVIHAQGEAARDELYDFVTPSIDERRTCPGDELLSDLCSMEYEGERLSDDEVRSFTAFLLSAGIETTDRALANLVKHLILQPEQWQRLKDDPSLASSASTEILRFRPPVQAIVRMAKQDMEVCGTVIPAESKLMGFIASANHDSDRFDNPEAFDVGRFEGAERPNYTPIGPVRAFGAGPHTCTGSLLAKLEMERTLEYLVDRFDCFEFAGDVPPDTGIVLRSPETLDVILHPAA from the coding sequence ATGAGTGTGGCCGAGAACTCCGTCGCCCCGGCGTTCGCCTCCTATCTGGAGGCGAACGTCGGGGCCGACCCTTACCCCATCTTCCACCGGATGCGGGAGGAGGCCCCGGTGATGTGGGCTGAGCCGCTCCAAGCGTGGGTGCTGACCCGGTGGGACGACATCACCGAGATGCTGGAGGACGGCGAACACTACGGGCCGCTGATGAATCGGCCGGGCACCTCCAGCATCTTCGGCCGGGCCATCTTGCAGATGTCGGGCGACGAGCACCGCCGTAAAGACGCCATCTTGGCCAAGCGCCTGCGCGGCCCCCGCTATCTCGGATCCACCATCGAGGAGATCGTGTCCGGGTTGGTCCACGAATACGGAGAGCAACTTCCGGTGGCCCCCGAGGTGGCTGACCTGCGGACCGGGCTCACCGAGCCGGTTCCGCTGGGCGCCATCGCCGAGCTGATGGACATGGGCGAGGCCAGCAACTTCCGCAACTGGTACAACGACATCGTCGCGGCGGGAACCTCGAACATCAGCCAAGACCCCGTGATCCACGCCCAGGGGGAGGCGGCCCGGGATGAGCTCTATGACTTCGTTACCCCGTCCATCGACGAGCGCCGCACCTGTCCTGGAGACGAACTCTTATCCGATTTGTGCTCCATGGAATACGAGGGCGAGCGGCTGTCCGACGACGAGGTTCGCAGCTTCACCGCGTTCTTGCTGTCGGCTGGCATCGAGACCACCGACCGGGCGCTGGCCAACCTGGTCAAACACCTCATCTTGCAGCCCGAGCAGTGGCAGCGCCTGAAGGACGACCCGTCGCTGGCCAGCTCGGCGTCCACCGAGATTCTCCGCTTCCGCCCTCCGGTCCAGGCCATTGTGCGCATGGCCAAACAGGACATGGAGGTCTGCGGCACCGTAATCCCGGCCGAGAGCAAGCTCATGGGTTTCATCGCCAGCGCCAACCACGACTCCGACCGCTTCGACAACCCCGAAGCATTCGACGTGGGCCGCTTCGAGGGGGCAGAGCGCCCCAACTACACCCCGATCGGCCCGGTTCGGGCCTTCGGCGCCGGCCCTCACACCTGCACCGGCTCACTGCTGGCCAAGCTGGAAATGGAGCGCACCTTGGAATACTTGGTCGACCGGTTCGACTGCTTCGAGTTCGCCGGCGACGTGCCCCCCGACACCGGCATCGTGCTCCGCTCCCCCGAGACCCTCGACGTAATCCTCCACCCCGCCGCCTGA
- a CDS encoding NYN domain-containing protein translates to MIVVDAMNVIGCRPDGWWADRDGALIRLVEDLGDAGVPALVVADGRPVPSLPAGSHGPVELAYASRRGPNAADERIADEVAAMDDPSAATVVTSDRELARQVRRHGAVVVGARAFRDRLDRRLG, encoded by the coding sequence GTGATTGTGGTTGATGCTATGAACGTGATCGGGTGTCGGCCTGATGGGTGGTGGGCTGATCGGGACGGCGCGCTGATCCGGCTGGTCGAAGACTTGGGCGATGCCGGAGTCCCGGCCCTGGTCGTGGCCGACGGCCGACCGGTGCCCAGCCTGCCTGCTGGCAGTCATGGTCCGGTCGAGCTGGCCTATGCCTCTCGTCGCGGCCCGAATGCGGCTGATGAGCGCATTGCTGATGAGGTGGCCGCAATGGATGACCCGTCAGCTGCCACGGTGGTCACCTCCGACCGCGAGCTTGCCCGCCAAGTACGCCGCCACGGTGCCGTCGTCGTCGGAGCCCGAGCCTTCCGCGACCGCCTGGACCGCCGCCTGGGGTAG
- a CDS encoding Dyp-type peroxidase, with the protein MATCQPAIFNEMGKYQWYVHLSRGDGADLGGIKSAISDCRSNCDAQGINLVIGLGPTLLADLTDDVPGDFQPYHTVESIDGSGREAKGTQEELLLWMTHDEKDLVWKAQWDARMALIASGMSVARETPTFIYGESLDMTGFIDGTGNPEDEDQPAVAIIGDGEAGAGGSFIIAQRWVHDLVAWEKLDVPTQEVNFGRTKANSTRLDEQAPHSHLSHVELRDGETADASKPKRDEIARRSTPYAFHDGTVGLYFMAFCKTQAPFRERMDAMYGRNGQVRDMLTDFSNPASGSYYFAPSVECLDSSLA; encoded by the coding sequence ATGGCGACCTGCCAGCCGGCAATTTTCAACGAAATGGGCAAATACCAGTGGTACGTCCACCTCAGCCGCGGCGACGGGGCTGACTTGGGGGGCATCAAGTCGGCCATCTCCGACTGCCGCAGCAACTGCGATGCCCAGGGGATCAATCTGGTGATCGGTCTCGGCCCCACGCTGCTGGCCGACCTCACCGACGACGTTCCCGGCGACTTCCAGCCCTATCACACGGTGGAGTCCATCGACGGCAGCGGCCGCGAGGCCAAGGGCACCCAGGAGGAGTTGCTGCTGTGGATGACCCACGATGAGAAGGACCTCGTGTGGAAGGCCCAGTGGGATGCCCGCATGGCCCTGATCGCCTCAGGCATGAGCGTGGCCCGGGAGACCCCCACCTTCATCTACGGCGAGAGCCTGGACATGACCGGGTTCATCGACGGCACCGGCAACCCGGAAGACGAAGATCAGCCCGCGGTGGCCATCATCGGTGACGGCGAGGCCGGTGCGGGCGGGAGCTTCATCATCGCCCAGCGCTGGGTCCATGACTTGGTGGCCTGGGAGAAGCTGGATGTGCCCACCCAAGAGGTGAACTTCGGCCGGACCAAGGCCAACTCCACCCGCCTGGACGAGCAGGCCCCGCACTCGCACCTCTCCCACGTGGAGCTGCGCGACGGCGAAACTGCCGATGCGTCCAAGCCCAAACGGGATGAGATCGCCCGCCGGTCCACGCCGTATGCCTTCCACGACGGCACCGTGGGCCTGTACTTCATGGCGTTCTGCAAGACCCAGGCCCCGTTCCGGGAGCGCATGGATGCGATGTACGGCCGCAACGGCCAGGTGCGCGACATGCTCACCGACTTCTCGAACCCCGCTTCGGGCAGTTACTACTTCGCTCCGTCGGTGGAGTGCCTGGATTCCAGCCTGGCTTAG
- a CDS encoding enoyl-CoA hydratase/isomerase family protein has product MNPDNYGALEVSTVDRITTVALNRPEARNAINAVLHDDLSRIFTDLDQDPDTDVAILTGAGGAFCAGGDIPWLRSMAGNVSEVERVIRADRRITETALTLEKPILAKVDGPAVGLGCSLALYCDFVYASERSVFGDPHVSVGLVAGDGGALLWPQLVGYARARRYLLTGDLIKAPEATEIGLITECVSGEELDDTVQAMAERMRDGARMAIKFTKASINAGLRQVADAVVDQAASTEGLTMMTEDFVIALDAFLAKEPPEFIGR; this is encoded by the coding sequence ATGAACCCTGACAACTACGGCGCCCTAGAAGTGTCCACCGTTGATCGAATCACCACGGTGGCGCTCAACCGGCCCGAAGCCCGCAACGCCATCAACGCAGTGCTCCACGACGACTTGTCCCGGATATTCACCGACCTCGACCAAGACCCCGACACCGACGTGGCCATCCTTACCGGGGCGGGCGGGGCGTTCTGCGCCGGAGGCGACATTCCCTGGTTGCGCAGCATGGCCGGAAATGTGTCGGAGGTGGAGCGGGTAATCCGGGCCGATCGGCGCATCACCGAAACGGCGCTCACCCTGGAGAAGCCCATCTTGGCCAAGGTGGACGGCCCCGCGGTGGGTCTGGGCTGCTCGCTGGCCTTGTATTGCGACTTCGTCTACGCCTCGGAACGATCGGTGTTCGGCGACCCTCATGTTTCGGTGGGGCTGGTGGCCGGCGACGGCGGGGCCCTTCTGTGGCCCCAGCTGGTGGGCTACGCCCGGGCCCGGCGGTATCTGCTCACCGGTGATCTGATCAAGGCCCCAGAAGCAACCGAAATCGGCCTCATCACCGAATGCGTGTCCGGTGAAGAGTTGGACGACACCGTGCAGGCCATGGCCGAGCGGATGCGAGACGGCGCCCGCATGGCCATCAAGTTCACCAAGGCGTCCATCAACGCCGGGCTTCGCCAGGTGGCCGATGCGGTGGTTGACCAGGCCGCGTCCACCGAGGGGCTCACCATGATGACCGAGGACTTCGTGATCGCCCTCGATGCATTCCTGGCCAAAGAGCCTCCTGAGTTCATCGGTCGCTAA
- a CDS encoding acyl-CoA dehydrogenase family protein, which produces MDYPPEAEHHRLLRETVRRFVDTEVPREVARQWDRDNEIDRGVLYKLADLGLFGITIPEQYGGSGRDITATMIVIEELCRRSTALGSGYIYGACYAGMNLVDTASEAQRQEWLPKVARGEMLFSYGLTEPDVGSDLASVTTTAVRDGDVVRINGAKRFCSGTTYTDYIYALVNSNPDGERYRNLSFVLIPPRHPGVTIEPQHAMGLKGSMTTDVIFTDVEVPAINIVGGDEGWNQGWAKLAGPGLDVEKIEVAAMALGIATGAVEDAWNYAQERVQFGTPISSHQSIRHMLSEGRTRLLASRLMTYHAARLLDEEMPASVETSMAKLFVCDTAKDIVLSMQQVMGAYGYVEDFDMERYVRDVLVMPIIGGSSAIQRNNISNRLKLAKE; this is translated from the coding sequence GTGGACTATCCCCCCGAAGCCGAGCACCACAGGTTGCTGCGAGAGACCGTTCGGCGCTTCGTCGATACCGAGGTGCCCCGGGAGGTGGCCAGGCAGTGGGACCGGGACAACGAGATCGACCGAGGCGTGCTGTACAAGCTGGCCGATCTCGGGCTGTTCGGCATCACCATCCCCGAGCAATACGGCGGTTCGGGGCGGGACATCACCGCCACCATGATCGTGATCGAGGAACTGTGCCGTCGCAGCACCGCCCTGGGCAGCGGCTACATTTATGGCGCCTGCTACGCCGGTATGAACTTGGTGGACACGGCCAGCGAAGCCCAGCGTCAAGAGTGGCTGCCCAAGGTGGCCCGGGGTGAGATGCTGTTCTCCTACGGGCTGACCGAGCCCGACGTGGGCTCTGATCTGGCCAGCGTTACCACCACCGCAGTCCGCGACGGCGACGTGGTGCGGATTAACGGGGCCAAGCGGTTCTGCTCGGGAACCACCTACACCGACTACATATACGCCCTGGTCAACAGCAATCCCGATGGCGAGCGCTACCGCAACCTCTCGTTCGTGCTGATCCCGCCTCGCCACCCGGGGGTAACCATCGAGCCCCAGCACGCCATGGGGCTCAAAGGATCGATGACCACCGACGTCATCTTCACCGATGTGGAAGTGCCTGCTATAAACATCGTGGGCGGAGACGAGGGCTGGAACCAGGGATGGGCCAAGCTGGCCGGCCCGGGACTTGATGTGGAGAAGATCGAGGTGGCCGCCATGGCCCTGGGCATCGCCACCGGGGCGGTCGAAGACGCTTGGAACTACGCCCAAGAGCGGGTCCAGTTCGGCACGCCCATCAGCAGCCACCAATCCATCCGCCACATGCTCTCCGAAGGCCGCACCCGGCTATTGGCCTCCCGCCTGATGACCTATCACGCCGCCCGATTGCTGGATGAAGAGATGCCGGCGTCGGTGGAGACCTCGATGGCCAAGCTGTTCGTGTGCGACACCGCCAAAGACATCGTGTTGTCGATGCAGCAGGTGATGGGCGCCTACGGCTACGTGGAGGACTTCGACATGGAGCGCTATGTTCGCGACGTGCTGGTCATGCCCATCATTGGCGGCTCCTCCGCCATCCAGCGAAACAACATCTCCAATCGCCTCAAACTCGCCAAGGAGTAG
- a CDS encoding phosphotransferase: MTVTKDPMDADAATEKVVAWLEDNLGGTVTDITRQARWRPVWFADLERNGERLELCVRGDRTDMPLVFPLDHEMRLQSLLGDHGIPVAQVYGWIDDPMAYVMDQVPGENHFENCTDAERDAVVDDYLHILARMHALDIQPFVDGGIMRADRPEESGLLGLRRYEQLYRSVKTLPDPFLEFSLGWLHRNPPFSRGRESAIVWDTGQFHHQDGRVLAVLDVEIGHIGDPMMDLAAWRQRDTVLGFGNFAKLYDRYGELAGEPVDLDAIQRHHFMFTLSNQLPFSAALREPAPDSDLMTNLQWCYETNLFATEALAEILDVELPTVEMPDPRESRAEVVLNHLVRNLRTVQIEDEHLRYKLRTMFRMARHAARIDEIGDAVSNADLDDLHELLGHRPASWLQGEAELEQFVLANSDTASYDEALVTLFHKRNLRAQMLLGPAGSAMARHLRIQTFSD; this comes from the coding sequence GTGACCGTAACCAAGGACCCCATGGACGCTGATGCCGCCACCGAGAAGGTGGTGGCCTGGCTGGAGGACAATTTAGGGGGCACGGTCACCGACATCACCCGTCAGGCCCGGTGGCGGCCGGTATGGTTCGCCGATCTAGAGCGCAATGGCGAGCGACTCGAGCTGTGCGTGCGGGGCGATCGCACCGATATGCCCCTGGTCTTCCCACTCGACCACGAGATGCGGCTGCAAAGCCTGCTCGGCGACCACGGCATCCCCGTAGCCCAGGTGTACGGCTGGATCGACGACCCGATGGCCTACGTCATGGACCAGGTTCCCGGCGAGAACCACTTTGAGAACTGCACCGATGCCGAGCGGGACGCCGTGGTGGACGACTACCTGCACATTCTGGCCCGGATGCACGCCCTCGACATCCAGCCCTTCGTTGACGGGGGCATTATGCGTGCCGACCGACCCGAGGAGTCGGGCTTGCTGGGTTTGCGGCGCTACGAGCAGTTGTACCGCAGCGTAAAGACGCTCCCCGACCCGTTTCTCGAGTTCTCCTTGGGCTGGCTGCACCGCAATCCTCCGTTTTCCCGGGGCCGGGAGTCGGCCATCGTGTGGGATACCGGGCAGTTCCACCATCAAGACGGACGGGTTCTGGCCGTGCTCGATGTGGAGATCGGCCACATCGGCGACCCGATGATGGATTTGGCCGCGTGGCGCCAGCGCGACACGGTGCTCGGGTTCGGAAACTTCGCCAAGCTGTACGACCGCTATGGCGAGCTGGCCGGCGAGCCAGTGGACCTGGACGCCATCCAGCGCCACCACTTCATGTTCACCCTCTCCAACCAGCTCCCGTTCAGCGCCGCGCTGCGGGAACCGGCGCCCGACTCCGACCTGATGACCAACCTCCAGTGGTGCTACGAGACCAACCTGTTCGCCACCGAGGCCCTGGCCGAGATCCTCGACGTGGAGCTGCCTACCGTGGAAATGCCCGATCCCCGGGAATCCCGGGCCGAGGTGGTGCTCAACCACCTGGTGCGCAACCTGCGCACCGTGCAGATCGAAGACGAACACCTGCGCTACAAGCTGCGCACCATGTTCCGCATGGCCCGCCACGCGGCCCGCATCGACGAGATCGGCGACGCGGTTTCCAACGCCGACCTGGATGACCTCCACGAGCTGCTGGGCCATCGCCCGGCGTCATGGCTCCAAGGCGAGGCCGAACTTGAGCAGTTCGTGCTGGCCAACTCCGACACTGCCAGCTACGACGAGGCCTTGGTCACGCTGTTCCACAAGCGCAACCTGCGGGCTCAAATGCTCCTCGGCCCCGCCGGCTCAGCCATGGCCCGCCATCTCCGCATTCAGACCTTCAGCGACTGA
- a CDS encoding ATP-binding protein, whose product MALVRRHIQPQVQDALEWSRVVLIHGARQCGKTTLAQAVVESQGGTYVSLDDQAQLQLAHDDPLSFLANQRHPLAVDEVQLGGDRLIRAVKQLVDAEPTPGRFLLTGSTNFLTVPTISESLAGRVQIFRLWPLSEAELAGSHPTEIGSWFDGQHRLPPADGMARSDYLELACRGGYPEVVNLAPNRRRSWFRSYIETVAQRDIASLVDIRKAAALPALLRWTAGLTSSHINLSDAARRLEVSRPAVASYFEWLQTVFLVHELPAWSRNLPSRPMRRPKFHITDSGLAASLLRLDADALVPPAAPATGPLLETFAVNEIARQLSATEHDLTLSHYRDNQGREVDLVLEAPNGDVAAVEIKATRSPSLAQLNHLAWLRDKLDIVAPGSYRAGILLHTGDQHGKIGDRLHLRPINCLWSDPTI is encoded by the coding sequence ATGGCGCTCGTTAGGCGGCACATTCAGCCTCAAGTTCAAGACGCCTTGGAATGGTCCCGAGTGGTCTTGATCCACGGAGCCCGTCAGTGCGGCAAAACGACACTGGCCCAGGCAGTCGTCGAAAGCCAGGGAGGAACCTATGTCTCCCTGGATGACCAGGCCCAACTTCAACTTGCCCATGATGACCCGCTGAGTTTCCTGGCCAATCAGCGCCACCCCCTTGCGGTGGACGAAGTCCAGCTAGGCGGAGACAGACTCATCCGGGCGGTGAAGCAGCTCGTGGACGCTGAGCCGACACCAGGCCGGTTCCTGCTCACAGGGTCCACCAACTTCCTGACCGTTCCAACCATCAGCGAGTCGTTGGCGGGACGGGTTCAGATTTTCCGGTTGTGGCCGCTGTCAGAGGCAGAATTGGCCGGTTCGCACCCCACCGAGATTGGAAGCTGGTTCGATGGCCAGCATCGCCTGCCTCCCGCTGATGGAATGGCCCGAAGCGATTATCTCGAACTCGCCTGCCGAGGCGGCTACCCAGAGGTCGTGAACTTAGCTCCCAATCGGAGGAGGAGTTGGTTTCGCAGCTACATCGAAACAGTTGCTCAGCGCGACATCGCCTCGCTCGTCGACATCCGCAAAGCCGCCGCTCTCCCGGCCCTTCTGCGGTGGACCGCCGGACTCACCAGCAGCCACATAAACCTCTCAGACGCAGCGAGAAGGCTAGAAGTGAGTCGTCCGGCAGTCGCCTCCTACTTCGAGTGGCTTCAGACAGTGTTCTTGGTCCACGAACTCCCTGCTTGGTCCCGGAACCTGCCCTCCCGTCCGATGCGCCGGCCCAAGTTCCACATAACCGACAGCGGCCTCGCTGCCAGCCTCCTGAGGCTCGACGCTGACGCCCTCGTGCCACCAGCCGCTCCGGCTACCGGACCGCTCCTCGAGACATTTGCCGTAAACGAGATCGCCCGTCAGCTCTCCGCCACAGAGCACGACCTGACCCTCTCTCACTACCGTGACAACCAGGGCCGCGAGGTGGATCTTGTGCTCGAAGCCCCCAATGGCGACGTGGCCGCGGTGGAGATCAAGGCCACTCGCTCCCCCAGCCTGGCCCAGCTCAACCACCTTGCCTGGTTGCGAGACAAGCTGGACATCGTCGCCCCCGGCAGCTACCGAGCCGGCATTCTGCTCCACACCGGCGACCAACACGGCAAGATCGGCGACCGCCTCCATCTCCGCCCCATCAACTGCCTGTGGTCGGACCCAACCATCTGA
- a CDS encoding ROK family protein, which translates to MEIVLDGPVLAVDIGGTKVAVGVVAPDGQVLCQRRGPSQAADEEALFTLIVALAREVLEEHSQPVSVCGVGSGGPSRDNHRLLSPLNIAVWRDFPLRDRLSEALGIPVAVDNDAKALALAEGWVGGAVGENNYLAMVVSTGIGGGIVLNGRLLDGADGNAGHIGHIFVAEGGRADAAGAVGLLEGQASGTAIADLLDGVAPSDAPVEMRRRVGTLVGRGVGSVANLLDLRLAVVGGSVALGYGDDFFDAAQAEIDRICLLVHSQGARIVPSPLGSDGGLIGAAAVAGRTLN; encoded by the coding sequence GTGGAAATAGTGCTCGACGGCCCGGTGCTGGCCGTGGACATCGGCGGCACCAAGGTGGCCGTCGGCGTGGTTGCCCCCGATGGGCAGGTGCTGTGCCAGCGTCGAGGGCCGTCTCAGGCTGCCGACGAAGAAGCGCTGTTCACCCTGATTGTGGCGTTGGCGCGGGAGGTTCTCGAGGAACACAGCCAGCCGGTGAGCGTGTGCGGGGTGGGCAGCGGCGGGCCGTCTCGAGACAACCATCGGTTGCTGTCTCCGCTCAACATCGCCGTGTGGCGGGACTTCCCCCTTCGAGATCGTCTGTCTGAGGCCCTCGGAATACCGGTGGCGGTGGACAACGACGCCAAGGCTCTGGCCTTGGCGGAAGGATGGGTGGGCGGTGCCGTCGGAGAAAACAACTACCTGGCCATGGTGGTTTCCACCGGCATAGGGGGCGGCATCGTGCTGAACGGGCGGCTGCTTGACGGCGCCGACGGCAATGCCGGCCACATTGGCCACATCTTCGTGGCCGAGGGCGGTCGGGCCGACGCGGCCGGGGCGGTGGGCCTGCTGGAGGGCCAAGCGTCGGGCACTGCGATCGCCGACCTGCTCGACGGGGTCGCCCCCTCTGATGCGCCGGTGGAGATGCGCCGTCGAGTGGGCACGCTGGTAGGTCGGGGAGTGGGCTCAGTGGCAAACCTGCTGGACCTTCGCCTGGCCGTGGTCGGCGGATCGGTGGCCCTGGGCTACGGCGACGACTTCTTCGACGCCGCCCAAGCCGAGATCGACCGCATCTGCCTTTTGGTCCACTCCCAAGGGGCTCGCATCGTCCCCAGCCCCCTCGGCTCCGACGGCGGCCTTATCGGCGCGGCTGCCGTCGCGGGCCGCACCCTGAACTGA